In the Hylaeus volcanicus isolate JK05 chromosome 1, UHH_iyHylVolc1.0_haploid, whole genome shotgun sequence genome, one interval contains:
- the LOC128882637 gene encoding 40S ribosomal protein S17: protein MSRVRTKTVKKAAKLIIEKYYTRLTMDFHTNKRICEEIAIIPSKSLRNKIAGFVTHLMKRLRHSQVRGISIKLQEEERERRDNYVPEVSALEHDIIEVDPETKEMLQMLGFNNIPGLQLTQSQLPPYSRRS, encoded by the exons ATG AGTCGCGTCAGGACCAAGACGGTCAAAAAGGCCGCCAAGCTCATCATCGAGAAATACTATACTCGATTGACTATGGACTTCCATACAAATAAAAGGATATGCGAAGAAATAGCTATTATTCCGAGTAAATCTTTGCGAAACAAAATCGCTGG ATTTGTCACGCATTTGATGAAGCGTCTTAGACACAGTCAGGTCCGTGGTATTTCCATCAAATTGCAAGAAGAAGAGAGGGAACGCCGTGACAACTATGTTCCCGAAGTCTCTGCTCTGGAACACGATATCATCGAGGTTGATCCAGAAACTAAGGAAATGTTACAAATGCTTGGATTCAATAACATTCCAGGTCTCCAACTCACACAATCTCAACTACCACCATATAGCAGGCgttcttaa
- the LOC128882632 gene encoding ubiquitin carboxyl-terminal hydrolase 3-like, whose amino-acid sequence MECPHLAQSVQFGGNDVEASCTKDLPFVCAVCGTEKSTWLCLYCGAVHCGRFVSGHALQHHEQNTQHSVCIDCENLAVFCYMCDEYVVNDTTNGQIEKIRRVTFRKDEHKENEENWNTSPSTTPSSRRENSDNDNDADALWKAEVVVRNLRPRTARKRLHSLDGTSGDNRPATKRRSSKITKEKKVVGLRNLGNTCFMNVVLQSFNNISHFCEYLTQMPCLEGIPFDESPTHRGRIVTPGRAKELSMSDALLAEELRKVLLGLNLGGSNGQAISPECLFLVIWKVVPRFRGYQQQDAHEFLTYMLDRLHTELLQLLPRLGHEPLGLRGKQSIVTAVFGGTLLSVVHCMNCRTDSKTHEPFQDLSLDIPDRLQRRTKEQEEVCSLTYSLTRFFKDEELADSELYFCDNCMGKQRSTKRFWIHRLPNVLCLHIKRFRWCNSYRSKVDTQVDFPMKSLDMSAFTVRGMSGTKLGASNSHLYDLAAVIVHHGSGAGTGHYTAFAVHDGQWFHFNDSSVRPATTDAVAKCKPYILFYVRKEFSIPPPL is encoded by the exons ATGGAGTGTCCACATCTTGCTCAAAGCGTCCAATTCGGTGGTAACGACGTAGAAGCAAGCTGTACAAAGGATCTACCGTTCGTCTGTGCAG taTGCGGCACCGAGAAAAGTACGTGGCTCTGTCTCTACTGCGGAGCCGTTCACTGCGGAAGATTCGTGTCGGGCCATGCTCTGCAGCATCACGAACAAAATACTCAACACTCTGTTTGCATCGACTGTGAGAACCTGGCAGTATTCTG TTACATGTGCGACGAGTACGTCGTTAACGACACGACGAACGGACAAATCGAGAAGATACGTCGCGTCACTTTCCGCAAGGATGAACACAAAGAGAACGAGGAAAATTGGAACACGTCACCGTCTACGACGCCATCCTCGAGGAGAGAGAACAGcgacaacgacaacgacgCGGACGCCCTGTGGAAAGCGGAAGTGGTCGTGAGGAACCTTCGACCGAGGACGGCACGGAAGAGGCTACATTCACTGGATGGGACGAGTGGGGACAATCGGCCGGCGACTAAGCGTAGGAGCTCAAAGATAACCAAAGAGAAGAAGGTCGTCGGTCTAAGAAATCTCGGAAACACCTGCTTCATGAACGTCGTGTTGCAATCGTTCAACAACATCAGCCACTTTTGCGAGTACCTCACGCAGATGCCGTGTCTCGAGGGTATACCTTTCGACGAATCACCCACTCACAGGGGTCGTATCGTCACACCTGGCCGGGCGAAAGAGTTGAGCATGAGCGACGCCTTGCTCGCCGAAGAGCTCAGGAAGGTTCTTCTAGGCTTGAATCTCGGCGGTTCGAACGGCCAGGCGATCTCACCCGAATGTCTTTTCCTCGTCATCTGGAAAGTCGTGCCAAGATTTCGGGGCTACCAACAGCAAGACGCCCACGAGTTTCTCACCTACATGCTCGATAGACTACACACGGAGCTGTTGCAATTGCTGCCCAGACTAGGACACGAGCCCCTAGGTCTGCGCGGCAAGCAAAGCATCGTCACGGCTGTGTTCGGAGGCACTCTTCTTAGTGTG GTCCATTGCATGAACTGCCGTACAGATTCCAAGACGCACGAGCCCTTCCAGGATCTCTCATTGGATATACCGGACAGACTGCAAAGACGAACGAAAGAACAGGAAGAGGTTTGCAGCCTCACGTACAGTCTGACGAGATTCTTCAAAGACGAAGAATTGGCCGATAGCGAGCTCTACTTTTGCGACAACTGCATGGGAAAACAAAGGTCCACCAAGAGGTTCTGGATACACAGGCTGCCTAAT GTGTTGTGCCTTCACATTAAAAGATTTAGGTGGTGCAACTCTTACCGCTCCAAGGTGGATACACAAGTGGATTTCCCGATGAAGTCACTCGATATGTCTGCATTTACTGTTCGTGGCATGAGTGGAACAAAGTTGGGTGCTTCAAATAGTCACCTGTATGACTTAGCTGCTGTTATTGTGCACCATGGTTCAGG TGCTGGAACTGGACATTACACTGCCTTCGCTGTTCACGATGGACAATGGTTTCACTTTAACGATAGCTCTGTACGACCAGCAACCACAGACGCAGTCGCTAAGTGTAAACCTTATATTCTGTTCTACGTGCGAAAAGAGTTTTCCATTCCACCCCCCTTGTGA